In Arsenicicoccus dermatophilus, a genomic segment contains:
- a CDS encoding antirestriction protein ArdA, translated as MSGTPLSDRDRRRSTSHPEHLAEIGWMREHHRPAAWIDAALDEDLARHGEVGAALCHVIGAHLEPEPESPLGEFVVYDILRPAAVLAQLDEIERQLSVRVRGGDLPEPPTRRSAWLEALRGFCEQADALGSAGRERDAEPRPMLYVARATCRVGAWIDMTRPERTVEEALAALPGDPTDTDWTVQGRLGFYGVYPLAQPELWTMHALGQGIDRHGEAYAAYAEYTFQQGMSEHDFEARYRGHVRLLEEFVHAQAAERGWLAAIARLNAVEGLAGAVQLDLDLLTRHVFSTGYSYEPGRAGFHIFGPPTL; from the coding sequence ATGTCGGGCACCCCCCTCAGCGACCGCGACCGTCGCCGCTCGACCAGCCACCCCGAGCACCTGGCGGAGATCGGGTGGATGCGCGAGCACCACCGGCCGGCCGCCTGGATCGACGCTGCTCTCGACGAGGACCTGGCGCGCCACGGCGAGGTCGGCGCAGCCCTGTGCCACGTCATCGGCGCACACCTCGAGCCGGAGCCGGAGAGCCCGCTCGGCGAGTTCGTCGTCTACGACATCCTGCGCCCCGCAGCCGTGCTCGCCCAGCTCGACGAGATCGAGCGCCAGCTGTCCGTGCGGGTCCGCGGCGGTGACCTGCCCGAGCCGCCCACCCGCCGCAGCGCCTGGCTGGAGGCGCTGCGCGGCTTCTGCGAGCAGGCCGACGCCCTCGGCTCCGCGGGCCGCGAGCGCGACGCGGAGCCCCGGCCGATGCTCTACGTCGCCCGCGCCACCTGCCGGGTCGGCGCCTGGATCGACATGACCCGCCCCGAGCGCACCGTCGAGGAGGCGCTCGCCGCACTGCCCGGCGATCCCACCGACACCGACTGGACCGTCCAGGGACGACTCGGGTTCTACGGCGTCTATCCCCTCGCCCAGCCCGAGCTGTGGACCATGCACGCGCTCGGCCAGGGCATCGACCGCCACGGCGAGGCCTATGCGGCGTATGCCGAGTACACCTTCCAGCAGGGCATGAGCGAGCACGACTTCGAGGCGCGCTACCGCGGGCACGTCCGGCTGCTCGAGGAGTTCGTGCACGCCCAGGCCGCCGAGCGCGGGTGGCTCGCGGCGATCGCCCGCCTCAACGCCGTCGAGGGGCTCGCGGGCGCCGTCCAGCTGGACCTGGACCTGCTGACGCGCCACGTGTTCTCGACCGGGTACTCCTACGAGCCCGGACGGGCCGGCTTCCACATCTTCGGGCCGCCGACGCTCTGA